Genomic window (Brassica napus cultivar Da-Ae unplaced genomic scaffold, Da-Ae ScsIHWf_34;HRSCAF=63, whole genome shotgun sequence):
ATTTTGCTTAAATCTATTGGTTGAAAAATGCATATGCCTCGTCTAAGTACTTGGTAGATGAGCAAATGGTTGTGTCGTCTAAGTACAGCTTTCATGCTTGGACCGTCCTATATGGTTAGGCCGTCCAAGAACACAAAGTCTTGGTGCTTTGTTCCTCTCTTCTATTTGAATAGGGTTGTGCAAGCAAGTCCTTGTCTTGTTGGTGATCCTTTAAGAGGGTGAGTTTGTCCAGTTGATGACTGATGTCTGTCTTCAAGCTTTTCCACAGCTTGGTTAAAGTCTTGTCTCCTGTTTTCTTTCTGCTCCGGACCTCCTCGTCTTTGAAACTTGTATAATGGCTGGAACTAGCTAGGTTGGATCCAGAGTGGTTCGTATGCGCTCATCAACTTGGTCTCATTTTCAaagatttaaaacatttttgctTATACGCAACTGGTCCAACCTTAGAATTATCATGATTGAATCATCTAAGCTTAGTTTACAATTTGTGCTTGTGGATTTGTGAGTTTTGACAATAATATTAGTCAATTACTAGTCGTCTGACAAATGTAAAGGatacaaatcaaagaaaaaacgctatagagaataaaaatgtttttgtttcccCCTAAAATCAATCGCTTTCAATATCCATGGACGCGAGTAGATCCCTCTGCTTCttaatctcttcttcttcagccttcttcttctcctcctcctctgcgGCCAAACGCGCTTGTTCAACCTTAAACTCTGAAACCGCCTTGTCAAAGACACTCCTCACATGTCTGTTCATGAGCATGAGCTCTTGACAAGCATCTTTCAGTACCTCCCTCGCCGGATCGCCTAAACAATCAAGTTTCTATTGGTTAGACACAAAACAAGTAACTCTTGCAGAGTAATCAAGAAGGAAAATAGTAACAATGACGTGAAAAGGGTGTGTACTTGTAGTACCTGTGGTCTGGACTCGGACATTGACACATTCAAGGGAAGGATGTGGGATGCTGTACCCGGCCAATGTTACTCTCGGACTGCAGAGTTGTGAGCAGTAATGGTTTAGTGATAAGACAATCAATCACTGACTACACATACAAGTGCAAGTTCAAAACGGTATTAACCCAAATGAGAAGATGATTTTGTCAATTCATTTAATTAGTAAGCAAGTAACCACATACATAAGTCTAACCAACATTCATTCAATCGCTAAaacaaataaccaaattaaGAACCAAGAACGAGATTTGAGATTATATAAAGGTAAAAACTTTAATATGACATAAAAGATTTTAGAAGGGTTGAAAGAAGATGGGATACTAACTCTTGGTTTAACATGAAACGAACGGCGTTAGCAAGTGTGTGGTCTTCTTCCGCAAGAGTAAAGGAAGCATCTTTATCATTCGTGAACGAACCGTGCTCCATCTCTCTGCTTCTGCTACAGagttcaaatcaaaacccacCACGAAACACAAAGAAGAGAGAACAAAAGGTTTCTCCTAATGAGCGCTATGAGAGGAAGTTGCGCGAGACTTTTGTTTGCTAAAACCCTAAAAGCGACGCGAAGACACCTCGGAAGTGTTTATGTATGTAAATTACTTCTTTACCCTTTCGCAGTAACGGCGTCGTTTTTGCTTGATGACGTGGCGTTGTATTGTGTCTTAAACCCTAGTTCGTTCTGTTTCGGCTGTCGAGGAGCAAGCAAAAGAGAGAAGCCTTGTCCGTATTCAATCTCTCTGAACATcttcgttttttcttttttttttgagaaagtaaGGATCTTTGTTCTTCAAATTCAAGTATTGGATTATAAAGATTCGATCTTTACGAATCTTAAACTTTGTTTTCAGGTATTGCTAAGATGGCTGCTCCCAGTCCAATCCCCGCCGGCATTTCTAAGGAACAGGTTCGGATTCCttatttgttgttgttgttgctggtTCCTCGTAAAGCTCAGATCTTTGATCTAGTTAAGCAGCGGAGTTCAAAGAGTTTCATAGCTGTCGATGTTGGATTGTTCTTGTCTTGTTTCTGATGCCACCTTCTCTTTGGATTGAATCAGGCGTTTAGCATGGCACAAACGGAGATGGAATATCGAGTTGAACTCTTCAACAAGTAATCAATCAAATACCCTTTAAGTTTGTTTTCGTCTTGAATAAGATTAGAGATTGATGCTTCAGTGCCTGAAACTTTTATGTTCAGCTAGTGTTATATCTAGAGAAgtatcagttttttttatagatgATATATAAACCCATTCAATGTCTGAATAGATCTTGATGAAAGATTACTTAGGTGTACAATGTATAACTTTGATATATCCTTTGATAGGTCGTTGTTAAATGCCTTTGATGTGTGGTTCTTATTAAATAccttggtttttttttaatgcaggCTTGCTCAAACATGCTTTGTTAAATGTGTGGATAAAAGGTAAAGCTTCCTCCTATCttgttttatgtgtgttttacatattttgttttaaactgATAGCTTATTCAGCTGCACCGGTTTGAAGATTACTTTTTTGGGTATTCCTCAGGTACAAGGAAGCTGAGTTAAACATGGGTGAGAACAGTTGCATT
Coding sequences:
- the LOC106451529 gene encoding DNA-directed RNA polymerases I and III subunit RPAC2, producing the protein MEHGSFTNDKDASFTLAEEDHTLANAVRFMLNQDPRVTLAGYSIPHPSLECVNVRVQTTGDPAREVLKDACQELMLMNRHVRSVFDKAVSEFKVEQARLAAEEEEKKKAEEEEIKKQRDLLASMDIESD
- the LOC125603552 gene encoding mitochondrial import inner membrane translocase subunit TIM10; its protein translation is MAAPSPIPAGISKEQAFSMAQTEMEYRVELFNKLAQTCFVKCVDKRYKEAELNMGENSCIDRCVSKYWQVNGMVGQLLSAGKPPQ